The Argiope bruennichi chromosome X2, qqArgBrue1.1, whole genome shotgun sequence sequence GAGAAGATTCTTTGAAagcattatctaatattttttcgtcctacattgaaaaatttgataattgcCTGTCTAGCATGTTTTTACCCATCAAACAATAATCTACATCATTTGTTTTAACGTATTATTTTGTAGTCTCATATTGAGTTTCTTTATCTACattaaattgagaaaaagaaacccaataaatacagaaaattcaatagtttttatttttaaagtattcaataataaagtataaaataatataaattcaatataaagtataaatatatccAATAAAGTATAAAAGTATTCAGTATCGAATACCATCGTAAATGTTTTCATAAGCTCTTTGTAAACTCTTGCTAAAgttgaatattcaaaattatggTGCTACGGAGCAAGCGATAGTTTGAAATCAAGTGGACACAAACagaatgacaataaaaataatttcgtaataGTAAATGTCAATATTAGAATGAAGGTAAAATTCCAGCGTATTTATTTACAGTCTGAAATAGTTGACGGTTTTTCAATTGGTAGATAAATAGGATTTGCTTTGTCGGACAGCGATGCTTAAAATCGAATTTCCATTCTCAATTAGAAACAAATAAGATTTTTGCTGATTTCcttggaattttaatgaaaactacaAAATCATTCTGTCTTTACAATTAGGTTTCTCTGGAGAACAATGGGGTGGTTTTCGCTCCAGTGGCCGAAGCCCGTCGTCCAACAGACTGCCTCGGGTCACTCTCGAGCGGTCAGGCCACAGACAACGACCTGTTGTCGAAGCTGACCGTTTGTCTTTCTATGACGAAGATACGCCTTATTGTCCTGTCACCTACTGCCGTCCGATACCTCGCAGTGCATGGATCAATTTTCGAGATCTGACCACGGATCTGCTGGAGCAGACGACAGTGGCCCCAGAGGATGACGGAGAAAGCAGCGATGAAGCCTACTCGGAAGATTACATCCATATAGAAGAACATGAGGAGATGACACTAGGCATCATCCGTAAGTAGAAAGTCTTTCATCCGCTTCATTCcctaaataattcaagaaattcaTCTTCCTATTCATTTGTTCTCTATTGGAACATCTTCGGAAAGAGGTTCTATGTAtggatttgcattttatttatcattagtaAATGAAATATCTATAGAATCCTCgaacaattcaatttatttttgttcaaataaccTGCTAAAAAGCTTTAGATATTGAATAAATGCCCATTTAATTCATATGGGAAGGCAAGAAAATGCATGATatcttagaaataatattttaagttaccCTAAAAGGGTGAAATGTTTGCGATttggaaatgttttaaatgtttggaTTTCAGTCTCTGACTTGGGTTAAAAGTCAGTACTTCCCTGAgggaaatacaaaattaaaaatcacaaacAGACcgtattgaaatattgaaaaatagaaatttaatatttttaacaaatgaacaTTTATGTGATGCGTTATTTTCTTCTCCTATTAGGGCCCTCGAAGGACAGTCCCCCTGATACTGGAAGTCCCCAAGCAGACAGTGCTTGCGGCAGTGACCGCGATAACAGCAGCTGTAGCACTACACCTCTTTCCGAAACTCCTGCATCATCTTCCGTTTCCAGAAAGTCCTTGGCCGAGGCCAAAGAGATGCTTCGGGATAAGGTCCTGAGACTCAGACGAGAGAGGCATCTAGTAGACCAGCGTATGCAAGAAGCTCGGGCCGAAGAAATTCTCCGACGGGAGGAACATCTCCTTCTCCAGCGGGAACTTGTCCAGTTTCGACGGCTCCTTTTGCTTCAGACACTGACGGAACTCCGAAGCCATTTGGAAAAGCAAGGGGAGATCATACGCCAAGGCTATGGAATCAAGTTGGAAGGAGAAGAGAGCGTGAATCCTGAAGCCGGAGAAGAAACTTAGCTTTCAGGTTCAGAAACCGAGCTTTTTGGGtaaagaagaagaataaaaacgattattttcttttcttcgaaACAATCGATGTTAATATaccatataaatgttttaaaaatgcatttttatcctTCACTCACTTGCTCAACAGAAGAGAATGGTTGTGAAAAGTTgttcttttcagaaaaatgaaagcaCTGGTAAATACGCACAGTGTGTCACTTAACCAATGAGATATAAAAACGTCAGTAAGTTTGGTcaataccgaattttatttaaaaatttatgcattacCTAACTTATGGAACAGTTTTTCCCCCCCTTTTATTATCTAGGAAGCtagttgtaaaaaaattctgtCGAAAAATTATCACTCCAGCACACGTGTCCGATGGTTTCTCCTAATAATAGGTAAGTTAATGAGCAATTTTTCTAAAGTGAAAGCATGAATAGACATAATGGgcatttattaattgcaatttactattttttcaaataatattttttttgtcagtgGCTATAactgattttaagataaaagttttttctttattgaaaaatttttctttgtgaaagaattttagatattcggtggaaaaaaaaggaattctgaaTTTTTGTACGTTTTTCTTTTTGCTCATATGACTATCTGCACAATGACTGTCTTCgaagattttactaaaaataggTATCTATTAAATACGtaatcttttgttttcaaaattatgtctCAGTTTTTAATTGACACATTGtgtattttactaaattaattaaaggaaCGGCATActaaaaatacagaagaaaatttctaatctactaAATCATCATGGTGGAAGAAGCTTttgctatataaaatataaagcaaaacagTTATGTTTACAATGTGTTATGAAAAGTTTTAAGCTTAAGTTAAAACTATCAAGCTAGATTATTCTTATTCCATGTGCCATTTAGATATTAATGAGCAAaggttgatatttttattaaaaaacaaaatttccattttcaataaaGTATTGCTCAAAAAATGTTTTGCCGTTAGTGTGCACTGTACAGTGTTAAAAAAGAGGAACATTACAGAAATCTATAGCTTTTCTGCAGGTTGTTTCAAAAACTTACtgataaattattaactaatatgTTGCACTGCTGAACCACTTctggaaaatgataaaaatggtcACCGCTCAACTTGACATATGAAGTAATTCGCGGTTTTCTTCATGAATGTGCAATATTATTATGTTCCTTATTCTTAATGTGTTTCTGAATTTTCTGGAatgtttaatattagaaataatttcaaatctgcTATCAGGACTTTGAGTAAATACAATTATGAACAAGATATTTTTAGGttataaattctgttttcatCAGCATctctaactttaaaaattaaagagatttttcttaaaataataataaaaatccaattttattttttagtaatatgaTAATCTAATATTATGGC is a genomic window containing:
- the LOC129961116 gene encoding uncharacterized protein LOC129961116 isoform X1, with protein sequence MDFRSKSRKTKSAPSSRSQLVEKSKTPSKMKLIRWVEVHIGRSRRKSKKEKDSITLGTDAQPRRKDESTPSTPLHKIEPIGKDLPRSAGSTPHRIKHPPSPHPLLRAPETPEIGGRLHIRTSFLDPGLSPLPTSHHQVAFGSSTALDSPRVRCRIRTNPWLPSPKNSALESGWASNSGIRSSSIGSESSESISGSGFGSQSSGSLWEGFSGEQWGGFRSSGRSPSSNRLPRVTLERSGHRQRPVVEADRLSFYDEDTPYCPVTYCRPIPRSAWINFRDLTTDLLEQTTVAPEDDGESSDEAYSEDYIHIEEHEEMTLGIIRPSKDSPPDTGSPQADSACGSDRDNSSCSTTPLSETPASSSVSRKSLAEAKEMLRDKVLRLRRERHLVDQRMQEARAEEILRREEHLLLQRELVQFRRLLLLQTLTELRSHLEKQGEIIRQGYGIKLEGEESVNPEAGEET
- the LOC129961116 gene encoding uncharacterized protein LOC129961116 isoform X2, translating into MKLIRWVEVHIGRSRRKSKKEKDSITLGTDAQPRRKDESTPSTPLHKIEPIGKDLPRSAGSTPHRIKHPPSPHPLLRAPETPEIGGRLHIRTSFLDPGLSPLPTSHHQVAFGSSTALDSPRVRCRIRTNPWLPSPKNSALESGWASNSGIRSSSIGSESSESISGSGFGSQSSGSLWEGFSGEQWGGFRSSGRSPSSNRLPRVTLERSGHRQRPVVEADRLSFYDEDTPYCPVTYCRPIPRSAWINFRDLTTDLLEQTTVAPEDDGESSDEAYSEDYIHIEEHEEMTLGIIRPSKDSPPDTGSPQADSACGSDRDNSSCSTTPLSETPASSSVSRKSLAEAKEMLRDKVLRLRRERHLVDQRMQEARAEEILRREEHLLLQRELVQFRRLLLLQTLTELRSHLEKQGEIIRQGYGIKLEGEESVNPEAGEET